In Terriglobus sp. TAA 43, a single window of DNA contains:
- the ruvC gene encoding crossover junction endodeoxyribonuclease RuvC — MRVFGIDCGTEYTGWGVVQVEETPRERRLVPVAAGAIRLNKKERTPLRLQQVYVELTGLLAAYQPDCVAIEDVFFAANAKSALKLGHVRGVAMLAAASCGLSVSEYAPLSIKSAVVGYGLAAKEQVQFMVARLLDLEKAPEPADAADALAIAICHVHTAQTQIGVGVR; from the coding sequence ATGCGGGTTTTCGGCATCGATTGCGGGACGGAATACACCGGATGGGGCGTCGTCCAGGTAGAGGAAACACCGCGCGAACGCCGTCTCGTGCCCGTTGCCGCCGGGGCTATCCGGCTGAATAAGAAGGAGCGCACACCGCTGCGCCTTCAACAGGTATACGTCGAGTTAACAGGCCTGCTGGCGGCTTATCAGCCCGATTGCGTGGCAATTGAAGATGTCTTTTTCGCCGCAAATGCCAAAAGTGCATTGAAACTGGGCCACGTACGCGGTGTGGCCATGCTGGCAGCGGCATCCTGCGGCCTTTCCGTCAGCGAATACGCACCTTTGTCCATCAAATCAGCAGTCGTGGGCTACGGCCTTGCCGCGAAGGAGCAGGTCCAGTTCATGGTGGCTCGTCTACTCGACCTGGAGAAAGCGCCAGAACCCGCCGACGCTGCCGACGCTCTGGCCATTGCCATTTGCCACGTTCATACTGCTCAGACACAGATAGGCGTCGGAGTCCGATGA
- a CDS encoding FKBP-type peptidyl-prolyl cis-trans isomerase — translation MRALAAALIVSTTLAAQTTTTKKPATTAAKSATAPQKLRPTSPTRPMPADPKATEGVAAVGTMPAATGTPAQLFSLRFIDLKVGDGEEARPSMPPDKVVFYTVHYTGWTTDGTKFDSSVDRGEPIVFPIGLKRVITGWDVGFEGMRVGGKRRLIIPWQLAYGAAGHPPVIPEKADLIFDIELVGQGNTQQPVTGTHFEAPEAGPTVPPAASQAPSAKPAERPEERHE, via the coding sequence ATGCGAGCACTGGCAGCAGCACTGATCGTCAGCACCACGCTGGCGGCACAAACCACCACCACAAAGAAGCCTGCTACAACGGCTGCGAAAAGCGCCACGGCTCCACAGAAACTGAGACCAACTTCACCGACACGTCCTATGCCAGCAGATCCTAAAGCTACCGAAGGCGTCGCCGCCGTGGGCACCATGCCTGCCGCGACCGGCACACCCGCACAACTGTTTTCGCTGCGCTTCATCGACCTGAAGGTTGGTGATGGCGAAGAAGCCCGTCCGTCCATGCCGCCTGACAAGGTGGTCTTCTATACCGTGCATTACACAGGCTGGACCACCGACGGAACCAAGTTCGACTCGTCTGTCGATCGTGGCGAACCGATCGTTTTCCCGATTGGCCTGAAGCGTGTCATCACAGGATGGGATGTGGGTTTTGAAGGAATGCGTGTGGGCGGCAAGCGTCGCCTGATTATTCCGTGGCAGCTTGCTTATGGCGCGGCTGGACATCCGCCGGTCATTCCTGAGAAGGCCGATCTGATTTTCGATATCGAGCTGGTTGGTCAGGGCAATACGCAGCAGCCTGTCACCGGAACGCACTTTGAAGCCCCCGAAGCTGGTCCCACGGTTCCGCCTGCGGCTAGCCAGGCACCTTCTGCCAAACCTGCCGAACGCCCTGAGGAGCGCCACGAGTAA
- a CDS encoding sensor histidine kinase KdpD produces the protein MNITRRRGTIAFFITLGICLVGLAAALNVGWIILNVTERRVALMVIGILFFAVIIAGLVLNTIFLVREIRRNERQDSFLNAVTHELKTPIASIRLYLDTLQRRPLEEAQRQEFYSRIREDNDRLLATVEQILRAGEAGAKGLKRNLKARLPVDLRALAQSCLEETVRRHHLSDDAVQFEDRAVGKQIQVLGDADALRTAILNILDNAVKYSPNGVHITADLNMPRFNTATLRITDQGVGIAAAHIGRIFHRFYRVGGVSLSKVKGTGLGLFIVRSIARQHGGDATAQSHGEGRGVTITLQLPLITTAGLKSAPATEETTA, from the coding sequence ATGAATATCACCCGCAGACGCGGCACCATTGCCTTCTTCATTACGTTGGGCATCTGCCTGGTGGGGCTGGCGGCTGCCCTGAATGTCGGCTGGATCATCCTCAACGTGACGGAGCGACGCGTTGCGCTGATGGTCATCGGCATTCTTTTCTTTGCCGTCATCATCGCTGGCCTTGTTCTGAACACGATTTTTCTGGTGCGCGAAATCCGACGCAATGAGCGTCAGGACAGTTTTCTAAATGCCGTGACACATGAATTGAAGACACCGATTGCCTCCATCCGGCTTTATCTGGACACGCTGCAGCGGCGTCCTCTGGAGGAAGCGCAGCGGCAGGAGTTTTATAGCCGCATACGTGAGGACAACGACCGTCTGCTGGCCACGGTAGAGCAGATTCTTCGCGCGGGTGAGGCTGGCGCCAAAGGCTTGAAACGTAATCTGAAGGCTCGATTACCAGTAGACCTGAGAGCGCTGGCGCAATCCTGCCTTGAGGAGACGGTCAGACGGCATCATCTTTCGGACGATGCCGTGCAGTTTGAGGATCGTGCCGTGGGGAAACAGATTCAGGTGCTGGGCGATGCGGATGCGCTGCGTACCGCCATCCTGAACATCCTCGACAACGCTGTGAAGTACTCCCCCAATGGCGTTCACATTACAGCGGATCTGAACATGCCGCGCTTCAATACGGCGACGTTGCGTATCACCGATCAGGGCGTCGGCATTGCGGCTGCGCACATTGGGCGTATTTTTCATCGCTTCTATCGCGTGGGTGGTGTGTCGCTCTCCAAGGTGAAAGGGACGGGGCTGGGCTTGTTTATTGTTCGTTCCATTGCACGGCAGCATGGCGGCGATGCTACGGCACAGAGCCATGGTGAAGGTCGCGGTGTGACGATTACGCTTCAGCTTCCCTTGATCACAACCGCTGGCCTGAAGTCCGCGCCTGCAACGGAGGAAACGACTGCATGA
- a CDS encoding fatty acid desaturase produces MSPVVDQVEQNTSTATPADQPARHVAAAVAQREKVKQDLRMGREHQQGRINWITTIAFSIFHVLGFAALFFWSWKYVICAAVMYFLAINVGIGMTYHRLLTHRGYRVPRWLEIALTTCGTLALEGGPIFWVATHRVHHQHSDHDGDPHTPNDGTFWAHIGWIITGRALHSETALLGRYAPDLTRDPAQRWLSKYHWLPLTIAGFIQMGIGYWMGGIHDALGMVLWGTFLRVCIGVHATWLVNSATHMFGGRRFETKDDSRNSWWVALLTGGEGWHNNHHAHPVSVRHGLVWYEFDPNYYGIWLLEKVGLAKKVQVAKWDPKNPKPAGA; encoded by the coding sequence ATGTCACCAGTTGTTGACCAGGTTGAGCAGAATACATCTACAGCAACACCCGCCGACCAGCCCGCGCGCCATGTTGCGGCCGCCGTTGCACAGCGCGAAAAGGTGAAGCAGGACCTGCGCATGGGACGTGAGCACCAGCAGGGACGCATCAACTGGATTACGACCATTGCGTTCAGCATCTTCCACGTGCTGGGTTTTGCTGCCCTGTTCTTCTGGTCGTGGAAGTATGTGATCTGCGCCGCCGTCATGTATTTCCTGGCGATCAATGTGGGCATCGGTATGACGTACCACCGCCTGCTGACCCACCGCGGATACCGCGTTCCCCGCTGGCTTGAGATTGCCCTGACCACCTGCGGCACCCTGGCGCTGGAAGGCGGACCGATTTTCTGGGTGGCCACGCACCGCGTTCATCATCAACACAGCGACCACGACGGCGATCCGCATACGCCGAACGATGGCACCTTCTGGGCTCACATTGGCTGGATCATCACCGGTCGTGCCCTGCACAGCGAAACCGCCCTGCTGGGCCGCTACGCTCCTGACCTTACCCGCGACCCCGCGCAGCGCTGGCTGAGCAAGTACCACTGGCTCCCCTTGACCATCGCTGGCTTCATTCAGATGGGCATTGGCTACTGGATGGGTGGCATTCACGACGCTCTGGGCATGGTTCTGTGGGGCACGTTCCTGCGCGTCTGCATCGGCGTTCACGCCACCTGGCTGGTGAACTCTGCGACGCATATGTTCGGCGGTCGCCGCTTTGAGACTAAGGACGACTCCCGCAATAGCTGGTGGGTTGCCCTTCTGACCGGTGGCGAAGGCTGGCACAACAACCACCATGCGCATCCGGTGAGCGTTCGTCACGGCCTGGTCTGGTACGAGTTCGACCCCAACTACTACGGCATCTGGCTCCTGGAGAAGGTCGGTCTGGCGAAGAAGGTCCAGGTTGCCAAGTGGGACCCGAAGAACCCGAAACCGGCTGGCGCGTAA
- a CDS encoding response regulator transcription factor, with translation MSESPLIALVEDEEHLAEALLFNLKIEGFRTHHEADGEAALNWLMHTPERPAVVLLDVMLPGIDGFEIARQLRAANNYVPILMLTARDRPEDVLEGFSAGADDYLNKPFDLSILLARLNSLLRRMQWQEKPSPAVATEVEAEAVRNIYEFEGKVIDFDTLEIRVGEKVTRLTLMEADLLRYLLGREGRVVSRKEILEEVWRVREDTDTRAIDNFIVRLRRYLEDDPVKPKHLLTVRGIGYRFVVGDGAAQ, from the coding sequence ATGAGTGAATCTCCGCTGATTGCACTGGTGGAGGACGAAGAGCATCTGGCCGAAGCCCTGCTCTTTAACCTGAAAATCGAGGGCTTTCGTACGCATCACGAAGCCGACGGCGAAGCGGCTCTGAACTGGCTGATGCACACGCCGGAACGTCCCGCAGTAGTGTTGCTGGATGTCATGTTGCCCGGCATCGACGGTTTTGAAATTGCCCGGCAACTGCGCGCGGCCAACAACTATGTCCCTATCCTGATGCTGACAGCACGCGACCGCCCGGAAGATGTTCTGGAAGGCTTTTCGGCTGGCGCAGACGACTATCTGAACAAGCCGTTTGACCTGTCAATTCTGCTAGCGCGGCTGAACAGTCTGTTGCGGCGCATGCAGTGGCAGGAGAAACCCTCTCCTGCTGTAGCTACCGAAGTCGAAGCAGAGGCTGTACGAAATATCTACGAATTTGAAGGCAAGGTCATCGACTTTGACACCCTGGAAATCCGCGTCGGGGAAAAAGTCACACGCCTCACGCTGATGGAGGCCGACCTGCTGCGCTATCTGCTGGGACGTGAGGGGCGGGTGGTTTCGCGCAAGGAGATTCTGGAAGAGGTCTGGCGCGTCCGCGAGGACACTGATACCCGCGCCATTGACAACTTCATTGTCCGCTTACGTCGCTATCTGGAAGACGACCCTGTGAAGCCGAAGCACCTGCTGACCGTGCGCGGCATTGGCTACCGCTTTGTCGTGGGCGACGGGGCGGCCCAATAA
- a CDS encoding LptF/LptG family permease, with protein sequence MRILTKYILREVLSHALLGGVLFTFVLFMRDLGHILELLVRGSASLQAVADVFFYTLPTTLILTIPMTVLVGILLGLSRLSADSEITAMRAAGVGVLHFVGIVSIAAGFGLALGLFNSLYVAPRSAAALLRLEDSLKTQQAGFEVQPRVFYEDFKNYVLYVQNTRPGQGASLWQHVFLADLTNPATPRVTTAEDAVVLPAPGNELRLHFRDGTKHETSPKDPNQYDISTFTETDTPIQIGSQEDLKLGHADTPLVAMSATELWQRRHEEQGRTYMIEWNKRLSYPVACIVLMLVGVPLGLSSRRGGKSTGFVLTVALVFVYYFFSSIGVAMAKQGKIAPVVGVWAANVVFAAVGIVLLRQMSRGETGLVATMARGLAPVGVWIERRLPKRMRSAHATPAQESGEHRAATTVHRPTRQNRFPLIFDDYMMRQFLTTFGLVLASFIMLSLIFSFFELIGDIFRNRTPLITVGDYLLNLIPYMLYNLTPLCALLAVLITVGALSRSSELTAMKASGVSLYRLIIPLLALAAILAVSLFTFDELYLPQANRRQEALRSVIKGKPAQTFLRPDRKWISGQQDSVGEPTRIFYYQFFDPDKDVFANLTVFEFEPNSFHLSRRIFAGAAHWDTHAQRWVLENGWERNFRGDSVASYEPFEVASFPEIREQPVYFKKESRQSQEMSFGELNNYIHDLQQSGFDTMRLRVQLNRKLAYPLITLVMAIFAVPFALTMGKRGSLAGFATAIGMAIAYMVVSSIFEAMGNVNALPPVIAAWSPDLLFGMAGGYLLLKAQT encoded by the coding sequence GTGCGGATTTTAACGAAATACATTCTGCGCGAAGTGCTGTCGCATGCCCTGCTGGGTGGTGTGCTTTTCACGTTTGTGCTGTTCATGCGCGACCTGGGGCACATTCTTGAGTTGCTGGTACGCGGTTCGGCGTCGCTGCAGGCCGTGGCTGATGTTTTCTTCTATACGCTGCCGACTACGCTCATCCTGACTATCCCCATGACTGTGCTCGTCGGCATCCTGCTAGGGCTGTCGCGCCTTTCTGCGGACAGCGAGATCACTGCGATGCGCGCCGCGGGTGTGGGTGTTCTGCACTTTGTGGGGATTGTTTCTATCGCGGCCGGCTTCGGCCTTGCGCTTGGCTTGTTCAATTCTCTTTATGTGGCGCCGCGCTCCGCGGCAGCCCTGCTGCGACTGGAAGACAGTCTGAAAACACAGCAGGCGGGTTTTGAAGTGCAGCCACGTGTCTTCTACGAAGACTTCAAGAACTACGTCCTCTATGTTCAAAACACTCGTCCTGGTCAGGGCGCGTCGCTTTGGCAACATGTATTTCTTGCAGACCTGACAAACCCGGCCACGCCTCGCGTTACCACTGCGGAAGACGCGGTTGTACTGCCCGCTCCCGGCAATGAGTTGCGTCTGCACTTTCGTGACGGCACCAAGCACGAGACCTCGCCAAAAGATCCGAATCAGTACGACATCTCCACCTTTACCGAGACGGATACGCCCATCCAGATTGGCTCGCAGGAAGACCTGAAGCTGGGTCATGCGGATACGCCGCTGGTTGCCATGTCGGCCACGGAACTATGGCAGCGTCGGCACGAGGAACAGGGCCGCACCTACATGATCGAGTGGAACAAGCGCCTCTCGTATCCGGTGGCGTGCATTGTTCTCATGCTGGTTGGTGTGCCGCTTGGTTTGTCGTCACGACGTGGCGGCAAGAGTACCGGCTTCGTGCTGACGGTGGCTCTGGTTTTCGTCTATTACTTCTTTTCTTCCATCGGCGTCGCCATGGCGAAGCAAGGAAAAATTGCACCTGTCGTTGGTGTATGGGCCGCGAATGTAGTCTTCGCCGCGGTTGGCATTGTTTTGCTGCGACAGATGTCGCGCGGTGAAACTGGTTTGGTTGCCACCATGGCACGTGGTCTGGCACCTGTGGGTGTCTGGATCGAACGCCGTCTGCCGAAGCGCATGCGCAGCGCACACGCTACACCTGCGCAGGAGAGCGGCGAACATCGTGCCGCTACGACCGTGCATCGGCCCACACGGCAAAATCGTTTCCCGCTGATCTTTGACGACTACATGATGCGGCAGTTCCTCACCACGTTCGGGCTGGTGCTGGCGTCGTTCATCATGCTCTCGCTGATCTTCAGCTTCTTTGAACTGATTGGGGATATCTTCCGCAATCGCACACCGCTGATCACCGTGGGCGATTACCTGCTGAACCTGATTCCCTACATGCTCTACAACCTGACACCGCTGTGCGCTCTGCTGGCTGTCCTGATTACGGTTGGTGCGCTGAGCCGCTCCAGTGAACTCACCGCGATGAAAGCAAGCGGCGTCAGTCTGTATCGCCTCATTATTCCGTTGCTGGCGCTCGCTGCCATCCTGGCTGTGTCGCTCTTTACGTTTGATGAACTCTATCTTCCGCAGGCGAACCGCCGACAGGAAGCGTTGCGTTCCGTTATCAAAGGCAAGCCTGCGCAGACCTTCCTTCGGCCCGATCGCAAATGGATCAGCGGTCAACAGGATTCGGTAGGCGAACCGACGCGCATTTTTTATTACCAGTTCTTCGATCCGGACAAAGACGTCTTCGCCAACCTGACAGTCTTTGAGTTTGAACCGAACAGCTTTCATCTCAGTCGCCGCATCTTTGCCGGTGCCGCGCATTGGGATACGCATGCACAGCGATGGGTACTGGAAAACGGATGGGAAAGAAACTTCCGTGGCGACAGTGTCGCTTCTTACGAACCATTTGAGGTGGCGTCGTTCCCTGAAATTCGCGAGCAGCCCGTGTACTTCAAGAAGGAAAGCCGCCAGTCGCAGGAGATGAGCTTCGGCGAATTGAATAACTACATCCACGATCTGCAACAGAGCGGCTTTGACACCATGCGTCTGCGTGTTCAGTTGAATCGCAAACTTGCCTATCCGCTTATCACGCTTGTGATGGCGATCTTCGCTGTGCCATTCGCGCTCACCATGGGCAAACGCGGTTCACTTGCCGGTTTTGCTACGGCCATAGGCATGGCCATTGCGTATATGGTCGTCTCGTCGATCTTTGAAGCTATGGGCAACGTGAATGCGTTACCGCCTGTGATTGCTGCGTGGTCGCCTGACCTGCTCTTCGGCATGGCCGGCGGATACCTGCTGCTAAAGGCACAGACGTAA